Part of the Falco cherrug isolate bFalChe1 chromosome 1, bFalChe1.pri, whole genome shotgun sequence genome, tttcacagctgcacatccTTGTTGCAGCTGGGGCTAAAACAAATATCACTTATCGCTGTTTCCATGGAAGACTTTACTGCACCATTTCAATATCTGTAAGTTCTTTCTCTCAAATCTTAAAACTCACTTTTCTCTGAGAAGAAGCAAGCATCTTACATTTAAGCTTCTGGTGCTTTGAATGGTACATAAACAGATCCTTAGGACTCAGAAAAATAatcctcatttttatttacatgtatATAAAAACAATATAGACCAGTAGACTGCACATGGATCTGCTTCATCATTCCTGGTAGTTTATTCTATGAGCACAAAGATCAGGTTTATTAAACATAGTATGAAATTCTAATATTAAAAGCAGTTGATGAGCAACTGCTTCTAAGCAGGAACACTACAAATAGCTAGGAAGCTATTTGGCTTCTTTCCACAAGAATTACAACTGAGATTCTACATTAATGTGTGACCAAATCCAGTTTATTTCTCAAAggcttatttattttaaagagtaaAGAAAGATGTCACCTCTACTAAGGCATAGCTCACAGCCAGTCTTGAAACTGGAAGGGGGATTTTAATGTACACAAACACCTGATTCATCTCACTATTTCCactaaaaaaatgcatagtATATTTAAAGCTTATCTAAAACTGTACACAGGAAGGGGAATCAACAGAATTTAGACAGAAGCTCTGTCTAGATTTGAGTTTTAGAATACCTTTTCTGAgtaaattttaaagcttttccaCCCTCAACCACAAACCACTTAAAACTGAGCACAAGTAGCAGCTAGAAGGACAAATTAGTAGCAACCTCATTTCAGTCCTTAGCCTTTCTATCTGTATTACTGGTTTGTCAGATAAAGCTCTTTGtcaaaaaagaaatgagctGAGGCAATgtacttattttatttaattaatcaaAGCAATCACCTAATGTTTGCAGCTTTCAGTCAGCTCCAAGCTGAACTGGCAGACCTAAGATGGTAATTTCCATTGAGCCACCTGGTTTCCTCAAATATTCCATTTACTTTCTCTGTAGCTTACAGGTAGTATTTAGACATTCCTAGTAAAAAGGGATTAAGTTTTGaagctttttattctttttgaaaGCCCACCAGGGGTAGAGTTGATGAGATTCAGAATCCCAAGACAAAAGCTTACCATGCAACTTAAGAAGCACACTTCATTTTTGCCTGCTGCCAAGTCATTTGTAAACGTACCTTCTCTCTGTTGCTATGAGCTGTCAAGGACCTTTGAGCGGCTCCACGCAGAGCAGTTCGGTAATTATAAAAATTGCTAGAAGGGTCCATCTGATGCTACGAGgcatgaaaaaatgtaaataatgagCTAGTGTCATCACCGCACACAATTCTTTTTCACTTCAGCAACTATTTTAAAACGCAAGAGGTCTGCTGAACAGCACCACAAATACAGCCTTTTAGAGGACTGCAGTATCCCTTTATCTGTTCGTTCAATCAGAAGagaactttgttttaaaaaacgTTCACTCAGCACAGCAAAGGATCCAATACAAGTGAAGGGGCAGGAAAGCAATGGCAGGCTTCATGgacctcctttctctctctgcaaAGGAGGTAGCTCAGCTTTAAttcaaaaaccaaaatcatGAAGCTAAGGTAACAGTGGTCTTGGCTCTTCCTAGTATGCAGGTTTCTCAGAGCCGATTCATTTGCAATGGCAAAGTAAGATCAGACACCTAAAGCTGTTAATGCCCCCACCTCATTGCTCCAAGACTGACTGCTGCACCTCAAGGACTAGGATGACTGCATGGCTCACAAAGCACATCCTTAACCAGCAAAGTCCAGCCTGCACGATAAGGTCAAATGAAATAGGGCTGTAATTTTAAGAGCAACTTCCTGAGCTGTGCAGGCACTCTTAACACAAGGAAAGCTATTTCCCACCCAAGGGTAGGTGAAGGAAGTGTGAGGCGGCTACAGCCATCCAGTTTTCATCTGTTGTCATAACACAAGTCAACTGTCCTGATGATATTAATAAACATTTCATGCTTGCGTCAAATAcaaaacattacattttctttatcttaCTAATAAAGAAGCTGAATTAACCAATTTCCATTTACAGCAGGATAATAACTTGTTGGTAAATAATCTGTTGGGTAAATCACAAACTCATACACTGCTGCACCTACATGATCTTTGACAAAGGTCTCTGCTACCTGAAGGTAAGTGGCAATCAATTAGTTCAAGACAAATTTCTCTGAAAGGGCAAGGCAGCCACCTTACAGCTCAACTTGATTTTCAAAAGGCAGAACTCCATTAGGTCAATCCACACCATCCCTCTCAAATACATCTCCCTTTCAAAAGGTTacctacattttttaaaaaaaataattcttaggAGGTGGGTTTGGGAATTCAAAAAACCTGACACTACTTCAATTTCCTCCTTCCAAATCTAAAAAGCACAAGTCAGCTGAAcaatttttattacattatcTAGAATTTCGATCAAGAGCACAAACATACTAAATTAAACATATCATAATGAAGCCAAACTCGCATGTTAGAGCAGTGAAAAGTAAAATGCTATTAATAGCCCCATGTCCAAATATTGGCCAAACTTACCTCAAGAATATCAAATTTGGCTGTCTTCACTTTTGCCCAAGTTTTCTTTAACCGAGACACAGGACTCATGTTCATGCCCGCTTGataaaagacagagaaattgttggagtatttaaaaaaaatatatatttcaagtAGCTAAGGCTAGTAAGTGTTTCTAAAGCAAAGGAGCTATTAATAATAACAAGTATTTTCCACAGAGCTACTCAGAAATCAGACTCATCATTTTCTTGAAATTCCAATGTTAAAAAcaactttggaaacaaaatcaaCATCTCTTACAGAATGGAAGCTCTAAAAAATGATATGACATTATTTAACGTGGTTTTAACAAAATATGAATATACAACAGAAAAGTGCAAATGAGTTTTCTCAACACTGTCTCTTACATATTTCATTGTAAATTACACATATTTATGAAGTTTTcacatttcaaatttaaaaaaaatattcccaataTTTTCCTATCAGATCTAAAATTGATGTGGAATTTTTACACCACTAGGACACTCATGCTGCAACAGAAACAACGGTAGACATCAATCTTCCATATTACATGAAGATTTTTTGTTCCAATCAAGCACTAAAGTTGGTTTCAAGAAGTGGGGATTCAGAACTTTGAACAGCTGCAATAAAaactttttctgtaatttacaCTACAGCAGTAAATCATTCCTTACACACATGACGCTACAATAACACTGAACAATTGTCCACCACTTCTCCTCCTAACTTCACACTGCTGAGCATGCTAAGCAGGAGACTTTTGTATAAAGCACTGTGCTTCCTTTATCCAGATTCAAACAGGGACAAAACATCTCGGGACACATACTTACAAATGATAGCCATTAAGGAGTTAAAGTTGCCAATGTTAAAACATTCCCGTGCCACATCAGTGAAATATTCTATCACCCTTGCTCTGTGCTTCTTCTTCACAGGCTGCAAGAGATGCCATCAGAGTGTTACGCTCGGCAGGAAGAACAGCACTCTGACCCACCCCCAAAAGAAACACCACCCTGGTTAAAAGTCCTTTCCACATGTACCACAACTGCATACTAGGCTTTACATGTACAGGAAGCCACACTATTGTGTTCAAAAGCCCTCAGGACAGCAAAGACAACCCAGATACCAGGCAGGTAGGGAGCAAGGACAACAAGTAAAGAGGCTCTGCCAAGAAGAGCACgaagaacagcagcacagaggagagaaaagataCCTCCATTCGTAAGGGGCATTCACAGGAAAGGACAGGCAGATGCACTTCTGTGCCAAGAAGGGCTAACCCAGCATAACATCACCACTGTGTCACATGAACAAGGCTGAGGCACAAGCATGATGCTGAAAATATGGAActtatttcttcttcagctcTGCACTGACTTCATCTGCATGTGAATAAGTACAGAGCTGAGagaatgaaaaatcaaaggGCGCACTGAAGGGGCAACAAACCTGAAAAGGCTTCACAGTTTTAGACAACTAgattaaataaaaccttttagCAGAAAAAGCCCCAGCTCACCATACAGATTTCTGTTGCAACCAAGTAACTGAGCCTGTTAAACCATTCCACATAGGCTTCCAGATTCCGGGTCTTCTTTCGATTTCCGtagcagccctgcagacagaAGAATAGCAGATTTTAGTGTAATCTTAATCTTTTCCCTGAGAGAGACCTTTTGGCTTTCCATCTTGCCACCCCCAAAAACTATCAAGTAACCAGGAATAACTCAATTACCTGAAGTCATGTAAAGCTTAAAAGGAAAGTAGCAGTGATAATATTGAGCACGAGTAAGTTCTTCCTGAGCTGTTGCCTCAGTAAAGCACTCAGGCAGGCATGCTGGAATCCCACCTGCTGTAAGTCCTACAGGGATGCTTTAAGGACTTAACATAAACTTATGCAAACAATCAAAGCTAAGTATCTGCTTAAAGCTTCCTTGAATATGAGCACTGTTTCAGTCCTTGCTCCTGTCCCACTGATACAGCAGAGACAACACTACAACCTCTGCAAGAGCAGATGGGAAATAGAGGCCAGATCATTTCACTCGGCACATTATGTTCAGTTGTTGATGCCAAATTAACATCCTGCATCCTAACTGGGAGATCGGATCTACCATTTTGATTGGATTCTCCCTTTCCTAACCAGCGTTGTTTGTTCAGTAGTGTCTTGGAATGACTCTCACACATCTCAGGGTTGTCTAAAAAGGGGTAGGCAGCAGTTTTAGTGATCTCTacctacaaaataattttcagagaCTGTCTGACTGAACATCAGATTGTAAACTTGAGTCATTCTATTCTGTTTGTCAGTTTTAGGAAGGACAGTAATTCAAGTTTTAACTGCCTGACTTTAGTACAGTTTATTTACAGAGTAAAGACGACATAAGTCATCCTGAAAGCAGCACTCAAGGAGATGACAACTCTAGAAGTTAGTTAAAAATACTGTGTCTTTGCCCTTCATCTCACATGAATCTAGAGCTCACTGCCCCCTTTTTGTGATGCGTGCTCTACCTGCAAATTGCCCCACTTGCCAGTTTGCTGCAAAGAGTTCAGTTTACTAAAAGAAAGAATGGATGTTGAAAATGAGTAACGTAAAAGCCAAAGTTAAATTCAgcttcttccagctgcagaCCACATAGGTGGCCTGGAGAAAACATTCACAGGATTAAGTTCTCCGTTAGCTTTATTTAAATCAATTTGTTGGCTGAGCTCCAGGAATTGTCCTCCAGAAAGAGAAAGTATCAGCaaatttttaaagaggaatACTAAAGCATTTTCACTATAAAGCTTGTTTCTGCTGGTCCTCATTTATTACTGGACCTCACTTCCAGCTCATGGGGCACTTGAGCTCCAGGATGGtaaatgctgcatttcagaTCTGCTCCAGATCTGCTCCAATTACCTTGTCATTATCCAGACGATCCTTTTGCACAAATGCCTGGACAAATTCTTCTGGTCCAATATAGTTGAGTCTCTCCTAAATAAAGCACACAATCAGCCAAGTCATATCCTATGTTAACATGCATTTCAAAAAGAGGGGAAGGATGGAATCATGTCCAAAGTATAACAACTCACAAGCTCTATGTGTGTCAGCTGCTGAGCTAACACATAGGGATCATTGCAGACTGTGATGATGTCCCTCTGGATGGACTGGGGCTTGGTCTTCAGAACCGTGAGGCGATCTGTAGTTGTGGCATTAATTTTTGCAAGTACTTCCTCATACTGGCTAACAGTGGCGAGCTTCCGAATCAGGttctggaggagctgctgtatGTTCTTCCGATACATCTGTCATGACATGAAACAATTGGGAGACATTTTCAAAACGTAAGAAGACAGTATTAAAAGTCTGCATGACACCAAACCAGTTTGATGCTGATATATGTATGTGTGGTCAACTTGAAGATATGCTCTACTGTGTGAGTTTCCAATATTGGGATTTCATCAGACCAAAGGGAATCCAGCTGAGGATTTAAACACTGACTGTCTCAGAGATTCAGTAGTGACCCAGTTAGCTcaaggaacagcagaaaagacATGCGCTATGTAGTGCATGAAAAGTAAAGTACCACCAATCACTGgacaaaatacaagaaatgaaaatacactaTTTTCTCCTGACTAAGACCACAGAAAAACCACTATATGCTCATTCAATGATGAAAAAAAGGCCTGCTTCCCTCTGGAGTAAATCAAGAAcaatttcactgaagtcagagtTAAAACTTCCAGTAAAtctgagaaaaaggagaagataaTAAAActatcttgcttttctttccacgCGGCAGTTTAAGTTAAAAGGAGTGACAAATTTAAGTAGGAGCAGGACTCAAGTCTTAAGTAGACAGATCTGTGTAACTGACCCCAACGTGGTTACTCTTCCAAATTCTAGATACCATCGTAAAGCCATTAAAGCAAACCCAAATGGCTGAAAAAAGGAGCATCCAAAACctaccagcagcacagcataGTGGGATCAGTCCAAGGCAGGAATGTTGCCTGTATTCTAATGAATTCGTCATTCCCTCCAAAGCTGCCATTTATATGGATTTCCAAATTTACTCAAATACAACAGCACTATCTTGACTCAGACTAATTTTTGAAGTCAGTTGTGTTCAACCAAGGCTGAATTTGTTGTTACTTggtaaagaattattttctgtttacatgtattttgattttctagACAAATACACAGAGCATAATATTTCACCAGGGTGGGTGGGGAGAGACTAGGAGGATCtcaagcttttaaagaaaaggaactaCATTTTCCTCAGGAAGGCACAGAAGTATTACTTCAGGTGCTGCCCTTCCATAAACAGGTGTTGGGTGACGCACACCCTGACTTGCTTACTGACCCATTCCCTCCAAATTCTTTGAAATTCCTTGTAAAAGAACTTTACAAAGTGTTTTGTTGCCCAGCTGGTACATCTAAAGTTTTCAGGATGAATTCTGGCTGCTGATGGAATTCACGTAATAGTGGGGATGGAAATCATGCCAGTGGGTTAAggttcaaagcaaaaaaataaactttgccTGAATTTATGGTTCATGTCGACCCAGAACTGACAGCAAGATCAGGGAGAAAATGGGTGAAGATAAAAAGTTGAACCACCTAATTCTGGTCAATCTGCTTCTGTAGCTGGAAAACCCCAGAGAAAAGGCAAACTGGCACAGATACCCTCCAAACCAGAACAAGAAATCAGGAATTAGCCCACAGTCAGTCTCACTATATGATATCATggtggaggaaaataaaaataataataaaaaaatttttaaaaaaaggtcagtGCAACGCTGGGCTGCACATCAAAGGGCATCAGGATACAGCACGTGGTTTTGGTCTGACTGCATACACTCATCAAGTGTTTCATAGAAAAAGCCATTGATAAATGTTTATATGGAACTAATCAGGAGATGAGAGGCAATGGCTAATGGGAATGTTTCCAAAGATATAACTTGAAACAAAGGTCAGTTAAGTGGTAAAAGGCATCAGAACAACTGAGAAATATCTCATGTGTGTGATGCCCTATCAGGATATAGAGAGGGAAAACATGGAAGGAATAGAATTAAAATGAGGGAgaagggtgggtgggtgtggaaATAAGCCCACCAAGGTTtttccaaagacatttttttgaTGGAGCAATATGTTAGTGTAGTGAATGATTTTAGATGGACTCTTGCTGATAGCTCTTAATAGTACTGGAGCACAATAATTTGGGAAGTGGAATAAGAAGCTACAAGTAGAAGAACTGTAGTGAACAGGAACAGGAAATACTGCTTCTTTTGTATCCTTCAAGGCAATGACTCACAAATCTAAGCAAGGTCTATAGAAAAGCAAGGTCAAGGAAGTTGCCATTTTACTGTTACAAGCAGTTCACAATAACACAAGTCAATTTACTGCAATGCTTGCTTTCCCTTTGCCTTTCTAAAGGAAatctcaaagtaaaaaaaaaaagctcaaagcTAGAGCTAGAAAACTTCTACAGTTGCTGCCAGAGTAGGATTGCTTCCTAGTGCTCATTTTCTAGCAGTTTGTacatctgcttttcccttcaaTAGATGATTTCACTGTTTAAACTGTCTGTATTGCCAGAAACTTCATTGTAGACAACTCTTCCCTGTTGCCATTTCACTCTTGCATCCACCAACTCAACTTCCTCCAGGATAAACAGTGTTCGCTCTCTTTTTGTgccaatgttttttttttcaagtggatGTGAGTCCTCAATCttattccttttccttgaaCTGAACTTCAGTTCCCTGTCTTCCTATTAAGAATACCCAGGAACAAAGCAACAGGGCAAGGTGCCTCCTGGCGTCTCCACAGTGAAGGTAAACCCACTGCCTCTCCAGACTCCAAAGTGCCCTCTAACTATCTTGGAGCAACTCTAAGCTTGCCCATCGAATTTGGTATCTTTTTCGTTTGCATTTCGCACTGCATCTCACTCTCTCGTCCCATCTTCTTTTGTCCCTCTCCTCTGTTATATcatcaaaatgtatttcagctTCCCAATTTAGTTTAGATTGGTTCTCTTCCAGCATTGTTTACAGGCACTCAAGATCTTTCCAGGCCTTTGGCAGTGCTTGCAACTCCTTCTGGTAAAGCTTACCTACATGCTTCTTAACATGCCATTTGCTGCCTCGTCCATATCATTATTCAAAAGCTTACATAAGGAACGCCAGCCCCTGAGGAACATCAGAAACACGATGCCATTTAGCAATTGCTCTTTGCATTTACAGTTCTTCCAAATGCCAGCTGTTCCAGTGCCTTTTGTAATCTTAGTATTAGGCCAGCTACATATGATCTGTTTACTGAAACCTTGCTAATTGCCTTTCCTCTAAGTGAATATAAGTGTTGGCATTTGGCTGAGTTTATTTCAGTACTCATAAGACAGGCATCAGTTAagcatcaaaatatttcataatacCTCTGTGAAACTTTACTTCCACCTGAGAACCAGGATTTAGAAAAAGGTCAAGTGATTTCCTTGTGTGCTCTATCCAGAGGAAGAAATATGACAGACTTCCTCTGAGTCTGTATGTGATGCTTTAAGCTCAAAACAATTCTTCCTGGTCCAATCTTCTTTCATAAACTTTTACCCAAACCTGCTATAACTCTTCCATTGACCTACAGGTCAGAGGCCCAATTCCAACACACCTTAgtcacacaaatgaaaaaaattatcaacattAGTAGGGTTTTCTCAGATATGCAAAGTTTCCCAGCATCTTATCCAGCTTCTTCCAAGCAGAATCACTACAATGGAAAATACCAACATCCACCAGGTTGCATCTGTCTGCACAATATGCAATTATATTAGGTGTTTAGGGATGGAGTGAACCTTGTTTATGCTTTGAAAAGGATGTGCTTATGCTGTGTGGTTTCTTCATAGGCCTAGGTACCAGAGAGAACTTTTTGCCTACCAGCACCTTCATAATAAGTTAGCTTAGCCATCCAGAGCCTTACTATgttgttaaaaacaaacctgCAATATCAAAACATTAAAGGAATGCCTTTGTATCCAATAGCTTTGTGCACTGACAACTTACCTCATCACCACTAGCTATTCTTTGTGCCAACTCCTTTAAATTCCTCATCATTCTTTCATCTCGGAAATCATAAGGAAATGTCTCTGTCCATTCAGTCAACAACTGTAGGATTTTGGGTGCAATTTTTCGTATGCGGTTCTATTTGAAAATGGTAAGGAGGAAGGTTACATGTAACAGCAATACAACACATACCTAatacaaaggaaacagaattcCCTTCTGAAGGATACTGTGGAGCATAAGGCTGTGAAggtcaatatatttttaagcttAATTTAATTCAGCACTGGATTACAAGCCAGAGCCAATACCCATTGAAGCCAATGAAGAGACTCTCATTGGCTTAGCAGACCTGGAAATTAGGCCCCAGGCAGGTGGAAATATTTAGAATGATTCTCCTCACTATCTGGAGTGTCTCAGTGCAAGACATTTATCAGTATCTCCATAACTTATGGCTAACTATCAACAATGAAAGTGATAAGCTCCCGCTCTGCCAAGCCTTATGCACGCACTATACCTTACAGTGAGAAAGCAGTGCAATTATTCCAATATCTTAATTTAATTCATTCCATTTTCTACTGGAGTGGAGGTTCTATCCAAATATCCACATCCTACCCCCTCTCAACTCTAGACATGGCACACAAAGAAGCATGCATTCCCATGCAAAGGGGCCAGCAATCTAAGCCACTCCACAGACTATAGCAAGACTGTAGTTTAAGCATACGAGACAGGTCAGTGTAATTCCCATTGATGTGCTTAATTAATCATTAAGTCTTTACAGTGTTTTGGCATTATTATGGCAAGATGCTGGGaactctgaaacaaaagcaaccaCTGCAGGGCCAGTGCAGGATACGCCATTAAGAGCAAGCACTTTTATTTCTGGCCCATGTATTGGtaaaacaaactgcagaagcagcaacactCTTCACAGAGGACAGGCTAAGCACTGTAGAAATTTCTCATGAATGCCAGTGAACAAAGGGTCAAATTCTAGTTGCTTGTATCAGACTTTCAATCTGTTTATTCCTACTCAAGAGTATCCTCAATAGGATTATTTTGCTGAGGGCAGGGTAGAGATATTTGACTGGCACTAAGAGGAGTTCCCCGAGAGTGAGGGTCTTACCTTGTCCAGGCCAGGCTCACTTAGTCTCTGCTGCTCAATGCACAGATGGCAGACCTTGGCCATGAGTTCATACGGATGCATGAACAGGCGTGAACTGAGAAGGAAGGTGAAGATGTATGTCCTCTgcaaacaagacacagaaagGGATAAATTACCAtcagttttatattttctcAAAATGCGCTCCTAACAGATTGGTTCCTAATACTTTACtatctgcagaagaaaactctGCACATGGCTGTGCCAAGAGCTATTACTACAGCAGTAAGCATTTAATTTAACACTTGTCATTGCTCCAGAATCAGTGTTATAAATTCGTGTTTGAGCCAAGTTATGCAAGATTTAACCAAagcaaggcagggctgggctggtttAGCTCTCCTATTACACACAGCCTTATTATAAGCTTACTCAGAATAAAACTTCAACTCATCTTTTCTTGCTCTACAGTAAACCTTTGCGAGAGCCATTACCAGATTACATAACTCTTTATAGCCAAACAATGGAAGTAAATTAATGCTGCAAGTCCAAGCTACTTAGAATACCAATCGAGAAATCTTGTCTGCTACCACGTTACTGGTGAAAAGGAAgagtcttcagaaaaagaacaaaatagtTGCCAGTTGATCAGATTGTTGAGCTGACTTGATTTCACCACATATGCCATCTTTAGTAACTCATTCTGAGGTTACAAGAGGCTCctgattttgctttaattttccaTATATCATGATTTGAACTCATTGTGAGATGGATATTCAGAACATCCACTCCACTCCCCATACTGCCAGTAGTTAAGAATCTACAGCACCCACAAGATTCTACAATGTTCTGGTTCTAGGGACTTGGAATAAATCATCATGTTTGACCAACTGGTATCTAAATTGCTACatgtttaaattttatattaagAATTAACGGTAAGCACTAGCTTAAGCACAGTCCTGTGCTGCTATCAACTCTGACCCAAGTTAAAAAAGATCCCATCTTGGAAACATAAATAAATCTATGACAAGCTGAATATAAGTGGAGTTATGTCTTCAGCAGGAGCCTTTCAATGAGCTGAGATGCAGTTTCATCATCCCTCAGTCATCTCCAACTACCCCCCCTAATCTTTTGGtattatttgtgttttctaaGAATTATAGGAAATGTCTCAATGCACGGATGCGTCTAGATAGGCCAAAAATTCTCAGATAACAAATGTCCTGTTCTCATGTCCAGTCTGTGCTGATTCTGAACAGTGTGATACTAGTTCAATGCTTCAATTGCTAATTGCAGGATACATGTGGACCTCAGATAAGCAATGGGAAATATACATAaaacctgtttgtttttaaactaaatgcATTCATCCTGTCATGCTGGTGGTCTTACCTTTGTCCTCAGCTTAcctgacagatttttaaaggtcaATGGTACATACAATCCATCAAACAGTAAGCCACACTAGGTACTTACTTCATAAATGAGTCACCAGGGTTGCACACTTTACAACAGGAGTAATCAAGCATTAGACTTCCTAGGTTAGGTCAGTTACTGCATGTGGCACTCACATGAAGCACATGTTTATGCTATCATTCTTGAACCCCCTCCTTAGCAATTTAATGTgacacattttgcttttgctgcacATGTGAAAGTTCCCCTTTATGAGATGCATCAGGCCTAGCCACATAGTTAGCTGGGTGTATAGACTTACGTCAGGATAGTAATCTACGTTGGGTACCAAGTGCTGGATCAGAGCTTCCAGAGACCCTGACAGGAGGTTGTTGTCGTGGTAACAGAGCCCTCCACAGTTGTCCTCTTTTGACTGATACAGATTCCTGTTGTAGCCACTGCTGTCAAACATAGCTGCAAAAGGAGGTGTCTGTGGCATCCTTTCCTGAGGAGACACACAAAAGAGATTCAGGATGATTACCAGAAGGTGCAATGTAAGATGATTCCTACACTCCAGAGCTGTCACGGGCTGATGCAGCCCCCATCAgtgcagagggagagagactGAAGTGAAGCCCTAAAGAGGTTATGTGTGAGGACAGTCTCCTTATGCAACGTGACAGCCATGTAACTGCAATCAAAACCTCCAATTTCCCAACTCCACCCTAGTAAATCAGCACTGAGTTTTTCCAATTAAACTGTGACAAGTGTGACCCAGGCTAAAGCCTGACACTTCAGCACATCTGTCTCCACCTACTCTCTGAGTGGCTCCACAGAAATCTGGAAAAATATGCCTGTGTATAGTTGCTTACCAATGTTGTCCAAGTTTACCAATGATACCAAAGATGTGAGCAGAGCCAGAGATCTGTTAAACCCTCTCTCCAAGTTCTGTGAGAATGTGAAAAATCCAGCCCTGTGTTTTCCAGCTTCAGATTTTAATACTTAAGGAAAAATCAAGCAATTCTTCATCAGTCTGTGTCTCAGTGCTTGTGGAATAACAATATCTTACCAAGGAAAAGATCAGTCAGT contains:
- the RASGEF1B gene encoding ras-GEF domain-containing family member 1B, encoding MPQTPPFAAMFDSSGYNRNLYQSKEDNCGGLCYHDNNLLSGSLEALIQHLVPNVDYYPDRTYIFTFLLSSRLFMHPYELMAKVCHLCIEQQRLSEPGLDKNRIRKIAPKILQLLTEWTETFPYDFRDERMMRNLKELAQRIASGDEMYRKNIQQLLQNLIRKLATVSQYEEVLAKINATTTDRLTVLKTKPQSIQRDIITVCNDPYVLAQQLTHIELERLNYIGPEEFVQAFVQKDRLDNDKGCYGNRKKTRNLEAYVEWFNRLSYLVATEICMPVKKKHRARVIEYFTDVARECFNIGNFNSLMAIISGMNMSPVSRLKKTWAKVKTAKFDILEHQMDPSSNFYNYRTALRGAAQRSLTAHSNREKIVIPFFSLLIKDIYFLNEGCANRLPNGHVNFEKFWELAKQVSEFMTWKQVECPFERDRKILQYLLTVPVFSDDALYLASYESESPENHVEKDRWKTLRSALLGRV